Proteins encoded in a region of the Candidatus Acidiferrales bacterium genome:
- a CDS encoding YpdA family putative bacillithiol disulfide reductase — MLDVIVIGAGPTGLACAIESNRAGLRTLAIDKGCLANSLFHYPTNMVFFTTPELMEIGGIPMTTAGEKATRLEALKYYRKVAQHFALELRLYARVEHIAGHDGKFEIATRTEQGIENRYESKKVVIATGYYDLPNLLNVPGEDLPKVSHYYSEAHPFYSLDVAVIGGGNSAAEAALDLFRGGARVTLIHRGAQLRESIKYWLRPDIENRIRAGEVQALFGTRVSRIERDQIVCSDGVGRPSSGEQRIRNDFVFALIGYHPDFEFLRRHGIELDPVSQRPQCHPETYESNVPGIHLAGVIVAGLKSNEIFIENGRFHGARIARALAGLPAAGGEVAPI; from the coding sequence ATGCTTGACGTAATCGTTATCGGCGCGGGGCCGACCGGTCTCGCCTGCGCCATCGAAAGCAATCGCGCCGGGCTCAGGACGCTGGCCATCGACAAGGGCTGTCTGGCCAATTCGCTTTTTCACTACCCAACCAATATGGTCTTTTTCACCACGCCGGAGCTCATGGAAATCGGGGGCATTCCGATGACCACGGCCGGCGAGAAGGCTACGCGACTCGAGGCGCTCAAGTACTATCGCAAAGTTGCCCAGCACTTTGCCCTCGAGTTGCGCTTGTACGCGCGCGTGGAGCATATCGCCGGCCACGACGGGAAGTTCGAAATCGCCACGCGGACGGAGCAGGGAATTGAGAACCGGTACGAGTCCAAAAAAGTGGTCATCGCGACGGGATATTACGATTTGCCTAACCTGTTGAATGTCCCCGGTGAGGATCTGCCCAAGGTTTCGCATTATTACAGCGAAGCACATCCTTTCTACAGCCTGGATGTTGCGGTGATCGGGGGAGGGAACTCCGCTGCCGAGGCAGCACTCGACCTTTTTCGCGGCGGTGCCCGGGTCACTCTCATCCACCGCGGGGCCCAGCTTCGCGAAAGCATCAAGTATTGGCTTCGCCCCGACATTGAGAATCGGATCCGGGCGGGAGAGGTTCAAGCCTTGTTCGGCACCCGCGTCTCCCGCATTGAACGTGACCAGATCGTTTGCTCTGATGGTGTCGGTCGGCCTTCATCGGGCGAGCAACGAATTCGGAACGATTTTGTTTTTGCCCTTATCGGGTACCATCCCGATTTTGAGTTCTTGCGCCGCCATGGCATCGAACTCGACCCGGTCTCGCAGCGGCCCCAGTGCCATCCGGAGACCTACGAGAGCAATGTCCCGGGTATCCATCTGGCCGGGGTGATCGTGGCCGGATTGAAGAGCAACGAAATCTTTATTGAAAATGGCCGCTTCCATGGCGCCCGCATCGCTCGTGCCTTGGCAGGCCTGCCCGCCGCAGGCGGGGAAGTAGCGCCGATTTGA
- the nuoI gene encoding NADH-quinone oxidoreductase subunit NuoI, translating into MANILWEIGETVITLARGFRVTLVNLFRPTVTENYPDEPVYFEGRFRGKHVLRRDENGLEKCVGCFLCAAACPANCIYIEAADNTEGQRISAGERYAQVYNIDYSRCIFCGYCVEACPTDAIIHGHDFELATYDISAMVMRKEDLLEAMPAAARR; encoded by the coding sequence ATGGCAAACATTCTCTGGGAGATCGGCGAGACGGTCATCACGCTGGCGCGCGGTTTTCGCGTCACCCTGGTCAACCTGTTCCGACCCACGGTGACGGAAAACTATCCTGACGAGCCGGTTTATTTCGAAGGTCGCTTTCGGGGCAAGCACGTGCTCCGCCGCGACGAAAACGGGTTGGAGAAATGCGTGGGCTGTTTTCTTTGCGCGGCGGCGTGCCCGGCCAATTGTATTTACATCGAAGCCGCTGACAACACCGAAGGCCAGCGCATCAGCGCCGGCGAACGCTACGCCCAGGTTTACAACATTGATTATTCTCGCTGCATCTTCTGCGGCTATTGCGTGGAAGCCTGCCCGACCGACGCCATCATCCACGGGCATGACTTCGAGCTGGCCACCTACGACATCAGCGCGATGGTGATGCGCAAGGAAGACCTGCTCGAGGCCATGCCTGCCGCTGCCCGGCGATAA
- a CDS encoding aspartate ammonia-lyase — MKTRIERDSLGEKAVPAEAYYGIQTLRAAENFPISGYRAHPSLIRAIGMAKKAAALANRELGLLDKRRAEAIAVAAAEVIHGKWNDQFVVDVYQAGAGVSFHMNANEVIANRAIELLGGKRGDYTVIHPNDHVNRSQSTNDVFPTAMRLASLFLLEELHAELQPMQRALEKKGKEFDRIVKSGRTHLMDAVPIRLGQEFAAYSTAVERSRAEIRHAQAGLKEIGLGGSAVGTGINTHPQYQKTVVEHLSRISGLTLRPAEDLRWAMQSNLPLAVASSALRNFSLELLRISNDLRLLSSGPNTGLAEITLPALQPGSSIMPGKVNPVLPELAAMVAFQVIGSDVAVALAVQAGQLELNVMMPTMAWNLLHSAEILKNTARALAGRCIPGIEASLERCSYFAGVTVALAAALNPYIGYSAAADLARESVRTGRTILELAREKKLLDDDTLRQILDPQRMTEPTVPVKPKPRG; from the coding sequence ATGAAAACACGGATTGAACGCGATTCTCTGGGCGAAAAGGCGGTGCCCGCCGAAGCCTACTACGGCATCCAGACGCTGCGGGCTGCCGAGAACTTTCCCATCAGCGGTTATCGGGCGCATCCCAGCCTGATCCGCGCGATAGGGATGGCGAAAAAGGCGGCCGCGCTGGCCAACCGGGAGCTGGGGTTGTTGGACAAGCGCCGTGCCGAGGCCATTGCGGTTGCCGCCGCCGAAGTGATTCATGGAAAGTGGAATGACCAATTTGTGGTCGATGTCTATCAGGCCGGCGCCGGCGTCAGTTTTCACATGAATGCCAACGAGGTCATCGCCAACCGCGCCATCGAGCTGCTCGGCGGCAAGCGAGGCGATTACACGGTCATCCATCCCAACGACCACGTCAATCGCAGCCAATCCACCAACGATGTTTTTCCCACCGCCATGCGACTGGCAAGCCTTTTCCTGCTCGAAGAGCTGCACGCCGAGCTCCAGCCTATGCAACGCGCCCTCGAGAAGAAGGGGAAAGAATTTGACCGGATCGTCAAGAGCGGGCGCACGCACCTGATGGATGCGGTGCCCATCCGTCTCGGCCAGGAGTTTGCCGCTTACTCGACCGCCGTCGAGCGCTCCCGGGCGGAGATTCGCCATGCCCAGGCGGGACTCAAGGAGATCGGCCTCGGCGGATCGGCCGTCGGCACGGGCATCAATACCCATCCGCAATATCAGAAAACGGTGGTCGAGCACCTGAGCCGGATTTCCGGTCTCACCTTGCGACCCGCCGAGGATTTGCGCTGGGCCATGCAGTCGAATTTACCCTTGGCCGTCGCCTCCAGCGCTCTTCGCAATTTTTCCCTCGAACTCCTCCGCATCAGCAACGATTTGCGCTTGCTCTCAAGCGGGCCCAACACCGGCCTCGCCGAAATCACCCTGCCCGCCCTCCAGCCCGGCTCTTCCATCATGCCCGGCAAGGTCAACCCGGTGCTTCCCGAGCTGGCGGCCATGGTTGCCTTCCAGGTGATCGGGAGCGACGTGGCGGTGGCTCTGGCGGTGCAGGCGGGGCAGCTTGAGTTGAATGTGATGATGCCTACGATGGCCTGGAATCTTCTGCACTCGGCTGAGATCCTCAAGAACACAGCCCGCGCTCTGGCCGGCCGCTGCATCCCGGGCATTGAAGCCAGCCTCGAACGCTGCTCTTACTTTGCCGGCGTTACCGTCGCCCTGGCCGCTGCCCTCAACCCTTACATCGGTTACAGCGCGGCGGCCGACTTGGCCAGGGAGTCGGTGCGCACCGGCCGAACCATTCTCGAATTGGCCCGCGAGAAGAAGCTCCTGGACGACGATACCCTCCGGCAGATCCTCGACCCGCAGCGCATGACCGAGCCCACCGTACCCGTCAAGCCCAAGCCTCGAGGATAA